A genomic window from Haliaeetus albicilla chromosome 10, bHalAlb1.1, whole genome shotgun sequence includes:
- the LOC138687135 gene encoding feather beta keratin, producing MLRTQDELVGKHITCAKSASGPGAVMTSIKASPTAGFLIHFSCLLVLGEQVHLHPAAMSCYDLCRPCGPTPLANSCNEPCVRQCQDSRVVIEPSPVVVTLPGPILSSFPQNTAVGSTTSAAVGSILSAEGVPINSGGFSLSGLGGRYCGRRCLPC from the exons ATGCTTCGCACGCAAGATGAGCTTGTTGGCAAACACATTACATGCGCAAAGAGTGCCTCTGGGCCCGGAGCAGTCATGACCAGTATAAAAGCCAGTCCAACAGCAGGCTTCCTCATCcacttctcttgccttctcgtCCTTGGTGAA caggTGCACCTCCATCCCGCAGCCATGTCCTGCTACGATCTGTGCCGTCCCTGTGGCCCAACCCCGCTTGCCAACAGCTGCAAcgagccctgtgtcaggcagtgccaggactCCCGGGTGGTTATTGAACCATCTcccgtggtggtgaccctgcccgggcccatcctcagctccttcccccagaacaCCGCTGTGGGATCCACCACCTCCGCTGCTGTTGGCAGCATCCTGAGTGCTGAGGGAGTGCCCATCAACTCCGGGGGCTTTAGCCTCTCTGGCCTTGGTGGCCGCtactgtggcagaaggtgcctGCCCTGCTAA